One region of Bosea sp. 29B genomic DNA includes:
- a CDS encoding ABC transporter ATP-binding protein, with protein MTGLTSRETSPLVAIRDLAVSFDGVKVLHGIDLAIHRGEAVGLVGESGCGKSVTWLAALGLLPKKATISGSVMLDGRELIGAAPATLDSVRGGRIAMIFQDPASALNPVIRLGRQVGEALALHGGLSGRAIRAEAKRLFDLVGIPDAARRLDAFPHELSGGQNQRVMIAMALAGKPDILVADEPTTALDATIQAQILELLTRIRRETNMALVLISHDLGVISETCDRVCVMYAGRIIETAASEALFEQPLHPYTQGLLAALPPLEGVRRRLVPVEGNVPEPWNLPPGCSFAPRCPRRVEACDMQVPPLASKAADRRAACIMTPPLAQPQRQPEPVYA; from the coding sequence ATGACCGGTCTCACCAGTCGTGAGACGAGCCCGCTCGTCGCCATTCGCGACCTTGCGGTCTCGTTCGACGGCGTCAAGGTGCTGCACGGCATCGACCTCGCCATTCATCGCGGCGAGGCTGTCGGCCTCGTTGGGGAGTCCGGCTGCGGCAAGTCGGTGACCTGGCTCGCGGCCCTCGGCCTCCTGCCGAAGAAGGCGACGATTTCCGGCAGCGTCATGCTGGATGGGCGCGAACTGATCGGCGCGGCGCCGGCCACGCTCGACAGTGTCCGCGGTGGCCGCATCGCCATGATCTTCCAGGATCCGGCCAGCGCGCTGAACCCGGTGATCAGGCTCGGCCGGCAGGTCGGCGAGGCGCTGGCGCTGCATGGCGGGCTCTCCGGCAGGGCGATCCGCGCCGAAGCGAAGCGCCTGTTCGATCTCGTCGGTATCCCGGACGCAGCGCGCCGGCTCGACGCCTTCCCGCACGAATTGTCCGGCGGCCAGAACCAGCGCGTGATGATCGCCATGGCGCTGGCCGGTAAGCCCGACATCCTGGTCGCCGATGAGCCGACAACGGCGCTCGACGCGACGATCCAGGCGCAGATCCTCGAATTACTGACCAGGATCAGGCGCGAAACCAACATGGCCCTGGTCCTGATCAGCCACGATCTCGGTGTGATCTCCGAGACCTGCGACCGCGTCTGCGTGATGTATGCCGGCCGCATCATCGAGACGGCGGCATCCGAGGCGCTCTTCGAGCAGCCGCTGCACCCTTATACGCAGGGCTTGCTCGCCGCCTTGCCGCCGCTCGAAGGCGTGCGCCGGCGTCTCGTCCCGGTCGAGGGCAACGTGCCCGAGCCCTGGAACCTGCCGCCGGGCTGCTCCTTCGCGCCGCGCTGCCCGCGCCGGGTCGAGGCCTGCGACATGCAGGTTCCGCCGCTCGCCTCGAAAGCGGCGGACCGGCGGGCCGCCTGCATCATGACGCCGCCGCTGGCGCAGCCACAGCGCCAGCCGGAGCCGGTCTACGCATGA
- a CDS encoding ABC transporter ATP-binding protein, with product MNTAPLLQVRGVARRYAMRQGLLGRSVDVRAVDGVSLTVERGRTLGLVGESGSGKSTTGRLALGLEPPDDGDVLFKGAPIPPVGTLAWRQMRARMQMIYQDPLGALDRRLSILEQVREPYDVHGIGEAGERDAMATALLQAVGLRADQGNRYPHELSGGQRQRAVIARALATKPDLLVCDEPVSALDVSIQAQVVNLLVDLQQELGLGLLFISHDLKVIRQVSHRVAVMYLGRIVEEGDADLLLASPAHPYTEALVSASPVPGRRARPRIVLQGDPPNPAARPSGCAFHPRCHAARERCTVESPPLLPLPDGRLTACHVAHDQANFLKAAS from the coding sequence ATGAACACTGCCCCTCTGCTTCAGGTGCGAGGCGTCGCCCGTCGCTATGCCATGCGGCAGGGCCTGCTTGGTCGATCGGTCGATGTCCGCGCCGTCGACGGGGTCTCGCTGACGGTGGAACGCGGCCGGACGCTGGGCCTGGTCGGCGAATCCGGCTCGGGCAAGTCGACGACCGGGCGGCTCGCGCTCGGGCTGGAGCCGCCTGACGATGGCGACGTGCTGTTCAAGGGCGCCCCGATCCCGCCGGTCGGCACGCTGGCCTGGCGCCAGATGCGGGCGCGCATGCAGATGATCTACCAGGACCCGCTCGGCGCTCTCGACCGGCGCCTCTCCATCCTCGAACAGGTGCGCGAACCCTATGACGTTCACGGCATCGGCGAGGCCGGGGAGCGCGATGCCATGGCGACAGCCTTGCTGCAGGCGGTCGGCCTGCGCGCCGACCAGGGTAACCGCTATCCGCATGAGCTGTCGGGCGGCCAGCGCCAGCGCGCCGTGATCGCCCGGGCGCTGGCGACCAAGCCGGACCTGCTGGTCTGCGACGAGCCGGTCTCGGCGCTCGACGTCTCGATCCAGGCGCAGGTCGTCAACCTGCTGGTCGACCTCCAGCAGGAGCTCGGCCTCGGCCTGCTGTTCATCAGCCACGACCTGAAAGTGATCCGCCAGGTCAGCCATCGCGTCGCGGTGATGTATCTCGGGCGCATCGTCGAGGAAGGCGATGCCGATCTCCTGCTCGCCAGCCCGGCGCATCCCTATACCGAAGCGCTGGTCTCGGCCTCGCCGGTGCCGGGCCGCCGCGCCCGCCCGCGCATCGTCTTGCAAGGCGATCCGCCCAATCCGGCGGCGCGCCCTTCCGGCTGCGCCTTCCACCCCCGCTGCCATGCGGCTCGCGAGCGCTGCACGGTCGAAAGCCCCCCCCTGCTGCCGCTGCCGGACGGGCGCCTCACGGCCTGCCATGTCGCCCACGACCAGGCCAATTTCCTCAAGGCGGCGAGCTGA
- a CDS encoding ABC transporter permease: MLRFLLIRLCRAALTVALVVTFAFVVLRMSGDPALIIMSVDAPPEAIAAFRKAWGLDDPIWLQYLRYFSAIGQGELGQSMRDGRPAMQLVLERIPATLALTLPALALKLGIGIPAGIYAALHRDSLMDRIVMVTAVAGFTVPSFVLGLVLVLVFSVQLGWLPSGGQESWRHAILPVLTLGIGGAAVLARFTRSAMLEVLGQSYIRTASAKGVPWPRVVRGHALPNAAVPTVTVVGFMVGSLIAGAVVVESVFSWPGVGRLLVVAVANRDLAVVQCILLLVAMTMVSANLIVDLLYGLLDPRLRSGAKAGAH, translated from the coding sequence ATGCTGCGTTTCCTCCTCATCCGGCTGTGCCGGGCTGCGCTGACGGTCGCGCTCGTCGTCACCTTCGCTTTCGTCGTGCTCAGGATGTCGGGCGACCCGGCGCTGATCATCATGAGCGTCGATGCGCCTCCCGAGGCCATCGCCGCCTTCCGCAAGGCCTGGGGCCTCGATGACCCGATCTGGCTGCAATATCTGCGCTATTTCTCCGCGATCGGCCAAGGCGAGCTCGGCCAGTCGATGCGCGATGGGCGCCCGGCGATGCAGCTTGTACTCGAGCGCATCCCTGCCACCCTGGCACTGACCTTGCCGGCGCTCGCCCTCAAGCTCGGCATCGGCATCCCCGCCGGCATCTATGCCGCGCTTCACCGCGACAGCCTGATGGATCGCATCGTGATGGTGACGGCGGTCGCCGGCTTCACCGTCCCCAGCTTCGTGCTCGGCCTCGTCCTGGTGCTGGTCTTCTCGGTCCAGCTCGGCTGGCTGCCTTCGGGCGGGCAGGAGAGCTGGCGCCACGCCATCCTGCCGGTGCTGACGCTCGGCATCGGCGGTGCCGCCGTGCTGGCGCGCTTCACGCGCAGCGCCATGCTCGAAGTGCTCGGCCAGTCCTATATCCGCACCGCCAGCGCCAAGGGCGTGCCCTGGCCCCGTGTCGTGCGCGGCCATGCCCTGCCCAACGCCGCCGTGCCGACGGTCACCGTCGTCGGCTTCATGGTCGGCAGCCTGATCGCCGGCGCGGTCGTGGTCGAGAGCGTGTTCTCCTGGCCCGGCGTCGGGCGGCTGCTCGTCGTCGCCGTGGCCAATCGCGATCTCGCCGTCGTGCAGTGCATCCTGCTGCTGGTCGCGATGACGATGGTCAGCGCCAATCTGATCGTCGATCTGCTCTACGGCCTGCTCGATCCGCGGCTGCGCAGCGGCGCCAAGGCCGGAGCGCACTGA